From Woronichinia naegeliana WA131, the proteins below share one genomic window:
- a CDS encoding CHAD domain-containing protein: MSHSSQAKTFGDWAVVAIARHYRKMLKHEEGVLRDDDPEELHQMRVGMRRLRTAIAGFTGAIILPKRIQAKRVGMVARSLGSLRDLDVQQEKLTQWGQTDLPAVEQKQLASLRDTLHKQRQKTFKETSLILNGNHYAALKQGLEDWLQRPQWTAIAAFPIQDVLPDLLLPTLSQFFLHPGWLVNTEIKENGERVLIEDLTSSQVDLILDTQESILHDLRKQAKRTRYQLELFTDLYDRDYQEMIKLIKAIQEVLGDINDSIVLRAWLEKICEGKALLLLPVLIEKIQGDRLQKWQAWQPLQQTFLNPQQRTRSRLILQQSLLSTSESPNPMN; this comes from the coding sequence ATGAGTCATTCTTCCCAGGCAAAAACCTTTGGCGATTGGGCAGTGGTAGCGATCGCTCGCCATTACCGTAAAATGCTCAAACATGAAGAGGGTGTTCTTAGGGATGATGATCCAGAGGAACTCCATCAGATGCGGGTGGGAATGCGACGACTCAGAACCGCGATCGCCGGTTTTACTGGGGCAATTATTTTACCGAAAAGAATACAAGCCAAAAGAGTGGGAATGGTTGCTCGCTCGCTGGGAAGTTTACGGGATCTGGATGTTCAACAGGAAAAGCTGACGCAATGGGGCCAAACCGATCTACCCGCAGTGGAACAAAAACAACTGGCAAGCTTGCGGGATACTCTCCACAAACAACGTCAAAAAACCTTTAAGGAAACCAGTCTGATCCTCAATGGCAATCACTACGCAGCCTTAAAACAAGGATTAGAAGATTGGCTCCAAAGGCCCCAATGGACAGCGATCGCTGCTTTTCCGATTCAAGACGTTTTGCCAGATCTGCTTTTGCCTACTCTGAGTCAATTTTTTCTCCATCCGGGCTGGTTGGTAAATACAGAAATAAAGGAAAATGGAGAAAGGGTTTTGATCGAGGATCTTACCTCCAGTCAAGTGGATCTGATTTTGGATACCCAGGAAAGCATTCTCCATGATTTGCGAAAACAGGCAAAACGAACCCGTTATCAACTAGAATTATTTACGGATCTTTATGATCGTGATTATCAAGAAATGATTAAGTTGATTAAAGCAATTCAGGAGGTTTTAGGAGATATTAATGATAGTATCGTCTTGAGAGCTTGGCTGGAGAAAATCTGTGAGGGGAAAGCCTTATTATTACTACCAGTTCTAATTGAGAAAATTCAAGGCGATCGCTTACAAAAATGGCAAGCCTGGCAACCCTTACAACAGACTTTTCTGAATCCACAACAACGGACGCGATCGCGTTTAATCCTCCAACAGTCTTTACTTTCTACTTCCGAATCCCCAAATCCGATGAATTAG
- the speA gene encoding biosynthetic arginine decarboxylase: MLRKPWRIEDSENLYRIQGWGDPYFSINSAGHITVSPQGDHGGSLDLYELVEALRKRNIGLPLLLRFSDILADRINRLNAAFARGIARYKYPNTYRGVYPIKCNQHRHIVQSLVRYGKPYHFGLEAGSKPELMIALATLEPDPNPESEQGQTLLVCNGYKDREYIETALLSRRLGHRPIIVVEQVSEVTLAIEISQNLQIKPILGVRAKLSTQGVGRWGISTGDRAKFGLTIPEMLLVVNQLKDAKMLDCLQLLHFHIGSQISSISVLKEAMTEASQIYVQLAKLGANMQYLDVGGGLGVDYDGSKTNFYASKNYNIQNYVNDVISAVQEACEAASIACPTLVSESGRAIASHQSVLIFDVLATNDIPNQVPDIQSEKEHLIIRNLWETLETITEENYQEAYHDAVQFKEEAISLFNFGYFGLKERARAEQLYWACCSKILSICRQQEYVPDDLEDLERNMASIYYINMSVFQSAPDSWAIDQLFPIMPIHRLDEEPTQRAILADITCDSDGKIDQFIDLRDVKSVLELHPLIEAKNYDSEIAHPHPEPYYLGMFLVGAYQEIMGNLHNLFGDINVIHIQMTPKGYQIEHLVKGDTITEVLSYVQYDAEDLLENMRRYTEEALEDNRMSLEESQLLLQNYERSLRHYTYLKS; the protein is encoded by the coding sequence ATTCTGCGTAAACCTTGGCGTATTGAAGATAGTGAAAATCTTTATCGCATTCAAGGTTGGGGCGATCCCTATTTTTCCATTAATTCGGCGGGTCATATTACCGTATCACCCCAGGGAGATCATGGTGGCTCCTTAGATTTATATGAATTAGTAGAAGCTCTCCGTAAACGCAATATTGGTTTACCCTTGCTCCTGCGTTTTTCCGATATTTTAGCAGATCGGATTAACCGTTTAAATGCCGCTTTTGCCAGGGGAATTGCCCGTTATAAATATCCAAATACCTATCGAGGTGTTTATCCGATTAAATGTAATCAACATCGCCATATTGTACAATCCTTGGTGCGCTACGGTAAGCCCTACCATTTTGGTTTAGAAGCAGGCTCAAAACCCGAATTAATGATCGCTTTGGCTACCCTAGAACCCGATCCCAATCCCGAATCAGAACAGGGGCAAACCTTACTTGTTTGTAATGGTTACAAAGATCGAGAATATATTGAAACCGCTTTATTATCAAGACGTTTAGGGCATCGACCGATTATTGTGGTGGAGCAGGTTTCGGAAGTAACCCTCGCGATCGAAATTAGTCAAAATTTGCAGATTAAACCGATTCTGGGAGTACGAGCCAAATTAAGTACTCAAGGGGTAGGACGTTGGGGGATTTCTACTGGTGATCGCGCTAAATTTGGCTTAACCATTCCTGAAATGCTCTTAGTGGTGAATCAGCTAAAAGATGCCAAGATGCTGGATTGTTTACAGTTATTACATTTTCATATTGGTTCCCAAATTTCCTCCATTTCTGTGCTTAAAGAAGCCATGACCGAGGCTAGTCAGATCTACGTTCAACTGGCTAAATTAGGGGCTAATATGCAATATTTAGACGTGGGTGGTGGTTTAGGAGTGGATTATGACGGTTCCAAAACCAATTTTTATGCTTCTAAAAACTACAATATTCAAAACTACGTTAATGACGTGATTTCCGCCGTTCAAGAGGCCTGTGAAGCGGCCAGTATTGCTTGTCCTACCCTGGTGAGTGAAAGTGGTCGGGCGATCGCCTCTCATCAATCCGTGTTAATTTTTGATGTGCTGGCCACCAATGATATTCCCAATCAAGTACCAGATATTCAGAGTGAAAAAGAGCATTTAATTATTCGCAATCTCTGGGAAACCCTAGAAACCATTACCGAGGAAAATTATCAGGAAGCCTATCACGATGCTGTGCAGTTTAAAGAGGAAGCGATCAGTCTTTTTAACTTTGGTTACTTCGGACTCAAAGAACGCGCCAGGGCAGAACAACTTTATTGGGCCTGCTGTAGCAAAATTTTAAGCATTTGTCGGCAACAGGAATATGTTCCCGATGATCTCGAAGATCTCGAACGGAATATGGCTTCTATCTATTACATTAATATGTCCGTCTTTCAGTCGGCTCCCGATTCCTGGGCGATCGACCAACTTTTTCCGATTATGCCCATTCACCGTCTCGATGAAGAACCGACCCAACGGGCTATTCTGGCTGATATTACCTGCGATAGTGATGGCAAAATTGATCAGTTTATTGATCTGCGCGATGTTAAATCCGTTCTAGAACTACATCCCCTGATTGAAGCTAAAAATTATGATAGTGAAATTGCCCATCCCCATCCCGAACCTTACTACCTGGGGATGTTTTTGGTGGGAGCCTATCAGGAAATCATGGGAAATTTACACAATCTCTTTGGCGATATCAACGTTATTCATATCCAAATGACCCCCAAGGGCTATCAAATTGAACATCTCGTCAAAGGCGATACGATCACCGAGGTTCTTAGCTACGTCCAGTACGATGCTGAAGATTTATTAGAAAATATGCGTCGCTATACTGAGGAAGCCCTGGAGGATAATCGTATGAGCTTAGAAGAGTCCCAGCTTTTGCTTCAAAACTATGAACGCAGCCTCAGACATTACACCTATCTTAAAAGTTAA
- a CDS encoding PEP-CTERM sorting domain-containing protein gives MLTIIKFYLLKSHSKFYKFPFLIKSSLRFMSKFLLSVASLTFGSLLAIGLSPAQAAYISFNNFGNVGAENVGDSDFHEMTLKVQDQGDIAALASNQVLFTFTAKSTLSSSLAATGLYFFDNAGLFSSYSFSSAYSTAGNSLTGQSGGSLFQGSSIGTTSATYSFNSSNNADGLQANELVGIVATLNSGKSLFDVNSAFWTAGKFLIGSNVVGYSGSSNQDSFYVGTPDFRLVTSPGATWQSVPPSFTNVSDPGPGAVPEPLTLLGAGVAAGLGSLFKKRFNQSQDKS, from the coding sequence GTGCTAACCATAATCAAATTTTATTTGCTTAAAAGTCACTCTAAATTTTATAAATTTCCCTTTTTGATTAAAAGCTCCTTACGTTTTATGAGTAAATTCTTATTATCTGTCGCTAGTTTAACCTTCGGTAGCTTGTTGGCAATCGGTTTGTCTCCTGCTCAAGCTGCCTATATCAGTTTTAATAATTTTGGCAACGTTGGAGCCGAGAACGTGGGGGACAGTGACTTCCACGAGATGACCCTAAAAGTTCAAGATCAAGGTGATATTGCTGCGTTGGCCAGCAACCAAGTACTCTTCACGTTCACGGCGAAAAGTACACTTTCGTCTAGTTTGGCAGCAACGGGACTCTACTTTTTCGATAATGCTGGTTTGTTTTCCAGCTATAGTTTTTCTTCTGCCTATTCGACGGCTGGCAATAGCTTGACAGGTCAAAGTGGCGGAAGCTTGTTTCAAGGAAGTTCTATTGGGACAACGAGCGCCACCTATAGTTTCAATAGCAGCAATAATGCTGATGGACTACAAGCCAATGAATTGGTGGGCATTGTCGCAACGCTTAACAGTGGCAAATCCTTGTTTGATGTTAATTCAGCCTTTTGGACTGCAGGTAAGTTTTTGATCGGCAGTAATGTTGTCGGTTATAGCGGTAGTAGTAATCAAGATTCCTTTTATGTGGGAACACCTGACTTTCGCCTCGTCACTAGTCCGGGTGCAACTTGGCAGAGTGTACCGCCTTCTTTTACTAACGTATCTGATCCAGGACCGGGGGCTGTCCCTGAACCCTTAACCCTGTTAGGGGCTGGAGTGGCAGCCGGATTAGGCTCCTTATTCAAAAAACGTTTTAACCAATCTCAAGATAAGTCCTGA
- a CDS encoding aminotransferase class V-fold PLP-dependent enzyme, which yields MSVTNTTVDSLPSLRAAFPGLEGKHYFNFGGQGILPQLSLTAILEAYGFLEAEGPFSIVGNRWFQNQLSQLRQSLAQELNVAIGTMTITDNVTAGCNIVLWGMDWQAGDHILLTDCEHPGVIAIVQAIAARFGVTYSECPLLATLESGDPVTVIQDQLTPKTRLVVLSHLLWNTGQVLPLEAIAQACHDYPGHYPIQVLVDGAQSAGSLALNLSNSVVDYYAFTGHKWFCGPAGVGGLYIKPEHLPQLLPTYVGWRSLEYNAQGQVVGWKADGSRFEVATSAVPQYAGLRAAIAVHQQAGTSQERYQQICALSRYLWEGLQEIGGLTCLLPTYPEAGLVSFRLTEGKSPAQLVQKLEDSRFYLRTIVSPSCIRACCHYFTTKEEIEQLLELLRKLI from the coding sequence ATGTCAGTGACGAATACAACTGTTGATTCTTTGCCGTCTTTGCGGGCAGCATTTCCAGGTCTTGAAGGTAAACATTATTTTAATTTTGGTGGCCAGGGGATTTTACCTCAATTATCCCTAACGGCAATTTTAGAGGCCTATGGTTTTTTAGAGGCGGAAGGGCCTTTCTCGATTGTGGGGAATCGTTGGTTTCAAAACCAGTTGTCCCAATTACGTCAATCCTTGGCTCAGGAATTAAATGTCGCTATTGGAACCATGACCATTACGGATAATGTGACGGCGGGCTGTAATATTGTGCTGTGGGGAATGGATTGGCAAGCGGGCGATCATATCTTATTAACCGATTGTGAACATCCTGGGGTTATTGCCATTGTGCAGGCGATCGCGGCTCGGTTTGGGGTCACTTATTCGGAATGTCCGCTGCTGGCAACCTTGGAAAGTGGCGATCCGGTGACGGTTATTCAAGATCAGCTTACGCCTAAAACTCGTTTAGTGGTTTTAAGTCATTTGCTATGGAATACGGGCCAGGTGCTACCCCTAGAAGCGATCGCCCAGGCCTGTCACGATTATCCAGGTCATTATCCCATTCAAGTTTTGGTAGATGGGGCCCAGTCAGCCGGTTCTCTGGCCCTAAATCTGAGTAATTCGGTGGTGGACTACTATGCCTTTACTGGTCACAAATGGTTCTGTGGCCCGGCGGGAGTGGGAGGACTTTATATTAAACCCGAACATCTTCCCCAGCTTTTACCGACCTATGTGGGCTGGCGCAGTTTAGAATACAATGCCCAGGGTCAAGTGGTTGGTTGGAAAGCCGATGGCAGTCGTTTTGAGGTGGCCACTTCTGCTGTGCCCCAATATGCAGGACTACGGGCCGCGATCGCGGTTCATCAACAAGCGGGGACAAGCCAAGAACGCTATCAACAGATTTGCGCCTTAAGTCGTTATCTCTGGGAAGGATTACAGGAGATTGGGGGCCTTACCTGTCTTTTGCCGACCTATCCCGAAGCTGGCTTGGTTTCTTTTCGTTTAACCGAGGGAAAATCCCCTGCTCAGTTGGTGCAGAAATTAGAGGACTCCCGTTTTTATCTGAGAACGATTGTTTCTCCCAGTTGTATCCGAGCCTGTTGTCATTACTTCACGACCAAAGAGGAAATTGAGCAGCTATTAGAACTGTTACGAAAATTGATCTAA
- a CDS encoding tetratricopeptide repeat protein, whose translation MRIIPTSLLRSMALGLMLCCQWPLLAQQSSPSTSSTPSTPSTSSSPKTAVQWYNQGVDKLAAQDYKGAVQDFSESIKLNPKDADAFYNRGYAQHILGKYDPAIADYNKAIELNPKFAYAFGNRCYAFYLLKQYDKAIQDCSNAIKLNAKYADFYIYRGNAQDDLGKHKIALTDYNEAIKINPKSANAYYNRALLYNRLKQPDKALADYSKSIEFNAKFADAYYNRGLTYYQLKNPTKAIADLEKAAQLFKSQGKGVNAQKAQETLDAMKQAGDVKS comes from the coding sequence ATGAGAATCATACCAACATCCTTGCTGCGGTCAATGGCCCTAGGATTAATGCTCTGTTGTCAATGGCCACTGTTGGCTCAACAATCCAGTCCTTCAACCTCTTCAACCCCTTCAACCCCTTCAACCTCTTCATCTCCTAAAACAGCAGTACAATGGTATAATCAGGGAGTTGATAAATTGGCAGCCCAGGACTACAAGGGAGCCGTTCAAGACTTTTCGGAATCTATTAAACTCAATCCTAAAGATGCCGATGCTTTTTATAATCGAGGTTATGCTCAACATATTTTAGGAAAGTATGATCCAGCGATCGCCGACTACAATAAAGCGATCGAATTGAATCCAAAATTTGCCTATGCCTTTGGTAATCGCTGCTATGCCTTTTATTTATTAAAACAGTATGACAAAGCCATTCAAGACTGTTCTAATGCGATCAAACTGAATGCCAAATATGCAGATTTTTATATTTATCGAGGTAACGCTCAAGACGATCTCGGCAAGCATAAAATCGCGCTCACAGATTATAACGAAGCGATTAAAATTAATCCCAAAAGTGCTAATGCTTATTATAATCGTGCCTTGTTATATAACCGTCTCAAGCAACCCGATAAAGCCCTTGCTGATTACAGTAAAAGTATTGAATTTAATGCCAAGTTTGCTGATGCTTACTATAATCGCGGTTTAACCTATTATCAACTTAAAAATCCCACTAAAGCGATCGCTGATCTGGAAAAAGCAGCCCAGTTGTTTAAGTCTCAGGGTAAGGGAGTGAATGCTCAAAAAGCGCAGGAGACCCTAGATGCCATGAAACAAGCTGGTGATGTTAAGTCTTAA
- a CDS encoding RecQ family zinc-binding domain-containing protein: MLHRLGQLEWLDPFHYHLLNDRQSPHFSPIKVLAGQSVQPYLKTRQCRWQFLLQAFGWLSEAKNLACGQCDNCRRFNLH, from the coding sequence TTGCTTCATCGTCTGGGACAATTGGAATGGTTAGATCCCTTTCATTATCATTTACTCAATGACCGTCAATCACCTCATTTTTCTCCGATCAAAGTCCTAGCAGGCCAATCCGTTCAACCTTACCTAAAAACCCGCCAATGTCGTTGGCAATTTTTGCTTCAGGCCTTTGGTTGGTTATCAGAGGCGAAAAATTTGGCCTGTGGTCAATGTGATAATTGTCGTCGTTTTAATTTACATTAA
- a CDS encoding ISL3 family transposase, translating to MLFFLENLVDLPKVNIRNVIQEGKQAFLILSCQEEEVKCNYCGSLTDELHQTNSVLVRDLSISGQMVYLKVPRRKFYCKDCQRFFTENLEFMEARRKYTVRYEEYIYGRVNVSSVEQVGREESLSWDQVNGIYQRQCEAKKKDWQGVKHLGMDEIAKRKGHQNFVTVLGDIEKGELIEVIDSHQQDKIIEVLMEKELEVREGVEQVSVDMWGGFPKVIEKVFPNAVIVTDRFHVMKALNEELNKIRKQTKLNVKIKGEKWLLLKNKEDLKEEELEKLELVLKQSARLRKAYEYKESFREIYEKVNDKEEGRLKFTEWLENAKSIYTDVISTIRRNLDSICNYFLSRTTNGAMEGINNRLKLIKRQAYGFMNFDNMRNRFLACFS from the coding sequence ATGTTATTTTTTCTAGAAAATCTGGTAGATTTGCCAAAGGTAAACATAAGAAATGTGATTCAAGAGGGAAAACAAGCGTTTTTAATACTGAGTTGTCAAGAGGAAGAAGTCAAATGTAATTATTGTGGTAGCTTAACGGATGAATTACATCAGACGAACAGTGTATTAGTAAGGGACTTGTCTATCTCTGGTCAAATGGTATATCTGAAAGTCCCTCGTCGTAAATTTTACTGTAAAGATTGTCAAAGGTTTTTTACAGAAAATCTAGAATTTATGGAAGCCCGTAGGAAATACACAGTGAGGTATGAAGAATATATTTATGGACGAGTAAATGTGAGCAGTGTGGAACAAGTAGGTAGAGAGGAATCTCTATCATGGGATCAAGTGAATGGAATTTACCAACGTCAATGTGAAGCTAAAAAAAAAGATTGGCAAGGAGTAAAACACCTCGGGATGGATGAAATAGCGAAACGAAAAGGTCATCAGAATTTTGTAACAGTGTTAGGAGATATAGAGAAAGGAGAATTAATAGAAGTGATAGATAGTCATCAACAAGATAAAATCATCGAAGTGCTGATGGAGAAAGAATTAGAGGTGAGGGAAGGAGTAGAACAAGTGAGTGTAGATATGTGGGGAGGATTTCCTAAAGTAATAGAAAAAGTATTTCCGAATGCAGTAATTGTAACAGATAGATTTCATGTAATGAAGGCGTTGAATGAAGAATTGAATAAAATCCGTAAACAGACAAAATTGAATGTAAAAATCAAGGGAGAAAAGTGGCTATTATTAAAAAATAAAGAAGACCTAAAAGAGGAAGAGTTAGAAAAACTAGAATTGGTGTTAAAGCAATCTGCTCGTTTGCGTAAAGCGTATGAATATAAAGAGTCATTTAGAGAGATATATGAAAAAGTAAATGATAAGGAAGAAGGAAGATTAAAATTTACAGAATGGTTAGAGAATGCAAAGAGCATTTATACAGATGTAATTAGCACAATTCGTAGGAATTTGGACTCTATTTGTAACTACTTTTTGAGTCGAACGACGAATGGGGCAATGGAAGGCATCAATAATCGTCTTAAACTAATCAAGCGTCAAGCTTATGGATTTATGAACTTTGATAATATGCGAAATCGTTTTTTAGCTTGCTTTTCATGA